The Cyprinus carpio isolate SPL01 chromosome A5, ASM1834038v1, whole genome shotgun sequence genome has a segment encoding these proteins:
- the si:dkey-58f10.6 gene encoding GTPase IMAP family member 4 isoform X2 codes for MDHTTKTDTDVNCIEGPKDQHPTITESKPAVFIVLHHTIDPDKIVPDSSRYVTRVDTLTVDCFFYEDEGLFKCKKNYEALTRILQCLQPQTSLHIALQNIMAWFSSIYEWIVSKGGIDTERPKISFYETDPKVASELTLVLLGISGPEKTAVEQMIFGREESQADTSPAIQRKITADMGVVDGRQVAVINTPAWFSSGLSTEDIQQKIQFCIRLSSRGPYAFLLVIPAKQSIEEKREIVKEMKMIFGERCWEKVMILFTVTDEQQKQNIQGHDLQTLEMNENQFNVLNISGTGNRSQVSELLEKVEKIQSQNYEDLNNARRESTEESYVFV; via the exons ATGGATCATACAACTAAGACAGATACTGATGTGAACTGCATTGAAGGACCGAAAGACCAACATCCTACGATTACTG AGTCTAAACCAGCTGTTTTCATAGTGCTTCATCACACAATCGACCCAGATAAGATTGTGCCAGATAGCAGCAGATATGTGACCAGGGTGGATACACTCACAGTGGACTGTTTTTTCTATGAGGATGAGGGACTCTTTAAGTGTAAGAAGAATTATGAAGCTCTGACCAGAATCCTTCAATGTCTACAGCCACAG ACATCGCTGCATATAGCTCTACAAAACATAATGGCATGGTTTTCAAGCATTTATGAATGGATCGTTTCTAAG GGTGGAATAGACACAGAGAGGCCCAAAATATCTTTCT ATGAAACAGATCCTAAAGTTGCATCAGAACTGACACTTGTCCTGCTGGGCATATCTGGGCCTGAGAAGACTGCGGTTGAACAGATGATATTTGGCAGAGAGGAGAGTCAAGCTGATACCTCTCCAGCCATCCAGAGGAAGATCACAGCAGATATGGGAGTGGTGGACGGGAGGCAGGTGGCTGTGATCAACACTCCTGCCTGGTTCAGCTCTGGGCTCTCCACAGAGgatatacaacaaaaaatacaattctgtatCCGTCTGTCTTCTCGTGGACCTTATGCTTTCCTCCTAGTCATACCAGCAAAGCAGTCTattgaagagaagagagagatagtGAAAGAAATGAAGATGATTTTTGGAGAAAGGTGCTGGGAGAAGGTCATGATCCTTTTCACTGTTACTGATGAACAACAAAAGCAGAATATCCAAGGCCATGACCTCCAGACacttgaaatgaatgaaaatcagtTTAATGTTCTCAATATTAGTGGAACTGGGAATAGATCTCAGGTTTCGGAGCTGCTGGAGAAGGTCGAGAAGATTCAGAGCCAGAATTATGAAGATTTAAATAACGCGAGAAGAGAGAGCACAGAAGAGAGTTATGTATTTGTATAA
- the si:dkey-58f10.6 gene encoding uncharacterized protein si:dkey-58f10.6 isoform X1 encodes MDHTTKTDTDVNCIEGPKDQHPTITGNKYFILSPGKRSATKEAIITNVLQHILGLKELTVEKCDAILVFCFIISRTGTDIDAALNELNALSESKPAVFIVLHHTIDPDKIVPDSSRYVTRVDTLTVDCFFYEDEGLFKCKKNYEALTRILQCLQPQTSLHIALQNIMAWFSSIYEWIVSKGGIDTERPKISFYETDPKVASELTLVLLGISGPEKTAVEQMIFGREESQADTSPAIQRKITADMGVVDGRQVAVINTPAWFSSGLSTEDIQQKIQFCIRLSSRGPYAFLLVIPAKQSIEEKREIVKEMKMIFGERCWEKVMILFTVTDEQQKQNIQGHDLQTLEMNENQFNVLNISGTGNRSQVSELLEKVEKIQSQNYEDLNNARRESTEESYVFV; translated from the exons ATGGATCATACAACTAAGACAGATACTGATGTGAACTGCATTGAAGGACCGAAAGACCAACATCCTACGATTACTG gaaataaatatttcatcCTTTCACCTGGAAAGAGATCTGCAACCAAAGAGGCGATCATAACAAATGTCCTTCAGCACATATTAGGTCTGAAGGAGTTAACCGTTGAGAAGTGTGATGCCATCTTGGTTTTCTGCTTCATTATTTCAAGGACAGGAACTGACATTGATGCTGCACTGAATGAACTTAACGCTCTCTCAG AGTCTAAACCAGCTGTTTTCATAGTGCTTCATCACACAATCGACCCAGATAAGATTGTGCCAGATAGCAGCAGATATGTGACCAGGGTGGATACACTCACAGTGGACTGTTTTTTCTATGAGGATGAGGGACTCTTTAAGTGTAAGAAGAATTATGAAGCTCTGACCAGAATCCTTCAATGTCTACAGCCACAG ACATCGCTGCATATAGCTCTACAAAACATAATGGCATGGTTTTCAAGCATTTATGAATGGATCGTTTCTAAG GGTGGAATAGACACAGAGAGGCCCAAAATATCTTTCT ATGAAACAGATCCTAAAGTTGCATCAGAACTGACACTTGTCCTGCTGGGCATATCTGGGCCTGAGAAGACTGCGGTTGAACAGATGATATTTGGCAGAGAGGAGAGTCAAGCTGATACCTCTCCAGCCATCCAGAGGAAGATCACAGCAGATATGGGAGTGGTGGACGGGAGGCAGGTGGCTGTGATCAACACTCCTGCCTGGTTCAGCTCTGGGCTCTCCACAGAGgatatacaacaaaaaatacaattctgtatCCGTCTGTCTTCTCGTGGACCTTATGCTTTCCTCCTAGTCATACCAGCAAAGCAGTCTattgaagagaagagagagatagtGAAAGAAATGAAGATGATTTTTGGAGAAAGGTGCTGGGAGAAGGTCATGATCCTTTTCACTGTTACTGATGAACAACAAAAGCAGAATATCCAAGGCCATGACCTCCAGACacttgaaatgaatgaaaatcagtTTAATGTTCTCAATATTAGTGGAACTGGGAATAGATCTCAGGTTTCGGAGCTGCTGGAGAAGGTCGAGAAGATTCAGAGCCAGAATTATGAAGATTTAAATAACGCGAGAAGAGAGAGCACAGAAGAGAGTTATGTATTTGTATAA